In the genome of Streptomyces collinus, one region contains:
- a CDS encoding ParA family protein yields the protein MPARDQEPAGFAAVGSVAVRTFAAHQSPQATHTAHQKMDGHHVNAMAGDGSGAPHNHFADYDELPEGHFYDPDAEYEPDPEYAATLAPDAARQRRERVGPTGRPLPYFPIPGPLPEHGPAKIIAMCNQKGGVGKTTSTINLGAALAEYGRRVLLVDFDPQGALSVGLGVNPMELDLTVYNLLMERGMAADEVLLKTAVPNMDLLPSNIDLSAAEVQLVSEVARESTLQRALKPLLPDYDFIVIDCQPSLGLLTVNALTAAHKVIVPLECEFFALRGVALLTETIEKVQERLNPELELDGILATMYDSRTVHSREVLARVVEAFDDHVYHTVIGRTVRFPETTVAGEPITTYASNSVGAAAYRQLAREVLARCHAE from the coding sequence ATGCCTGCACGGGACCAGGAGCCCGCGGGGTTCGCGGCTGTCGGCTCCGTCGCTGTGCGCACCTTCGCAGCCCACCAGAGTCCGCAGGCGACTCACACAGCACACCAGAAGATGGATGGCCATCACGTGAACGCCATGGCCGGCGACGGAAGTGGCGCGCCCCACAACCACTTCGCCGACTACGACGAACTGCCCGAGGGGCACTTCTACGACCCCGACGCGGAGTACGAGCCCGACCCCGAGTACGCGGCCACTCTCGCGCCCGACGCGGCCAGACAGCGCCGGGAGCGTGTGGGCCCGACCGGGCGGCCGCTGCCGTACTTCCCGATCCCGGGACCGCTGCCCGAACACGGCCCCGCGAAGATCATCGCGATGTGCAACCAGAAGGGCGGCGTCGGCAAGACCACGTCGACCATCAACCTGGGTGCCGCGCTCGCGGAGTACGGACGCCGGGTCCTGCTCGTGGACTTCGACCCGCAGGGCGCGCTGTCGGTCGGACTCGGCGTCAACCCGATGGAACTCGACCTCACCGTCTACAACCTGCTCATGGAGCGGGGGATGGCGGCCGACGAGGTGCTGCTGAAGACGGCGGTCCCCAACATGGACCTGCTGCCCAGCAACATCGACCTGTCGGCGGCCGAGGTCCAGCTCGTCTCCGAGGTCGCCCGCGAGTCGACGCTGCAGCGCGCCCTGAAGCCGCTGCTGCCCGACTACGACTTCATCGTCATCGACTGCCAGCCCTCGCTCGGCCTGCTCACGGTGAACGCCCTGACGGCCGCGCACAAGGTGATAGTGCCTCTGGAGTGCGAGTTCTTCGCGCTGCGCGGCGTGGCCCTGCTGACGGAGACCATCGAGAAGGTCCAGGAGCGGCTCAACCCCGAGCTGGAACTCGACGGCATCCTCGCCACGATGTACGACTCGCGCACGGTGCACAGCCGTGAGGTGCTCGCGCGTGTGGTCGAGGCGTTCGACGACCACGTCTACCACACGGTCATCGGGCGCACGGTCCGCTTCCCGGAGACCACGGTCGCCGGTGAGCCGATCACGACCTACGCCTCCAACTCCGTCGGTGCCGCCGCCTATCGCCAGCTTGCCAGGGAGGTGCTCGCCCGGTGTCACGCCGAGTGA
- the ald gene encoding alanine dehydrogenase, which produces MIDVKVGIPREVKNNEFRVAITPAGVHELVRHGHQVVIERGAGVGSSIPDTEYVAAGAQILDTADEVWAAADLLLKVKEPIAEEYHRLRKDQTLFTYLHLAASKECTDALLESGTTAIAYETVELPSRALPLLAPMSEVAGRLAPQVGAYHLMRANGGRGVLPGGVPGVLAGRAVVIGGGVSGWNAAQIAIGMGFHVTLLDKDINKLREADKVFGTKIQTVVSNAFELEKACLEADLVIGAVLIPGAKAPKLVTNELVSRMKPGSVLVDIAIDQGGCFEDSRPTTHAEPTFPVHNSVFYCVANMPGAVPNTSTYALTNATLPYIVELANHGWVDALRRDPALAKGLNTHDGKVVYREVAEAHGVEHVELTSLLG; this is translated from the coding sequence GTGATCGACGTGAAGGTCGGCATCCCCCGCGAGGTCAAGAACAACGAGTTCCGGGTGGCCATCACCCCCGCCGGCGTGCACGAGCTGGTGCGCCACGGCCACCAGGTCGTCATCGAGCGTGGCGCCGGCGTCGGCTCCTCGATCCCCGACACCGAGTACGTCGCCGCCGGTGCGCAGATCCTGGACACCGCCGACGAGGTGTGGGCCGCCGCCGACCTGCTGCTGAAGGTCAAGGAGCCCATCGCCGAGGAGTACCACCGCCTCCGCAAGGACCAGACGCTCTTCACCTACCTGCACCTGGCCGCCTCCAAGGAGTGCACGGACGCCCTCCTGGAGTCCGGCACCACCGCCATCGCCTACGAGACCGTCGAGCTGCCCAGCCGCGCGCTGCCGCTGCTCGCCCCGATGTCCGAGGTCGCGGGCCGGCTGGCCCCGCAGGTCGGCGCCTACCACCTGATGCGCGCCAACGGTGGCCGCGGCGTGCTGCCCGGCGGTGTCCCCGGCGTGCTGGCCGGCCGTGCCGTCGTGATCGGCGGCGGTGTCTCCGGCTGGAACGCCGCGCAGATCGCCATCGGCATGGGCTTCCACGTGACCCTGCTCGACAAGGACATCAACAAGCTCCGCGAGGCGGACAAGGTCTTCGGCACGAAGATCCAGACCGTCGTCTCCAACGCCTTCGAACTGGAGAAGGCCTGCCTGGAGGCCGACCTCGTCATCGGCGCCGTGCTGATCCCGGGCGCCAAGGCCCCGAAGCTGGTCACCAACGAGCTCGTCTCGCGAATGAAGCCCGGAAGTGTCCTTGTCGACATCGCGATCGACCAGGGCGGCTGCTTCGAGGACTCCCGTCCGACCACCCACGCCGAGCCGACCTTCCCGGTGCACAACTCGGTCTTCTACTGCGTCGCCAACATGCCCGGCGCGGTGCCGAACACCTCCACCTACGCGCTGACCAACGCGACGCTGCCGTACATCGTCGAGCTGGCCAACCACGGCTGGGTGGACGCGCTGCGCCGCGACCCGGCGCTGGCCAAGGGCCTCAACACCCACGACGGCAAGGTCGTTTACCGCGAGGTCGCCGAGGCGCACGGCGTGGAGCACGTGGAGCTGACCTCGCTGCTCGGCTGA
- a CDS encoding tetratricopeptide repeat protein translates to MADQVVETGDVRHAGRAAGEIEFLGRTRELKELRADIERAGLDTLAGRKAPRARVLLIAGRPGSGRTALAEELVRQVADRYPDGVLRARLTEPGGTPVPVGRAARHLLTALDSPAPAGACEDDLTDALRTALADRRALLLLDDAADAGQVDALLPDTPDCLVVAVSEGPLTGISDVRPCTLGGLDAKSGVELLTRHTGSVRITVDPRAAEGLAEECQGQPAALMLAGGWLAARPKASVSDLAKQLRAEDTEGTALTRVFRLAYAALPAGAARMLRLLALAPAGLVDPQTASALAGCSVDSAHTTLDDFVALGFLHAVDTPLPQYEVPGCLHPQLRILAEHQERPAELELARARMLERTVRLLQACRAITETDSPQARQKLLDMPSALRFPTPRAAADWLRLTRPALLASVRLAVADGELDTLARRLMTQLVRAMAAHIGTQAAAADLYDIHSLVLGIAERRNLPRERAAALLNLGDLDARAGRTADALTSYRAALDAGREVNDPYATCRAMESVGGAHLELGDYDRAADWFGRALVERLARGERAEAARLYGRIAAAHTFAGRYGEALRNWRAAVAGHRKNGDVAAQACALSELARVQEYAGRPEESLRTCREAVEWARRAEDPRLQAALHLRVADTLEHLGDPASAGLHRGAAERILGDSNLQNDPDACEIRTASAED, encoded by the coding sequence GTGGCGGATCAGGTCGTGGAGACAGGCGACGTGCGGCACGCCGGGCGCGCTGCCGGGGAGATCGAGTTCCTGGGCCGCACACGGGAGTTGAAGGAACTGCGCGCCGACATCGAGCGCGCCGGACTGGACACCCTGGCCGGCCGCAAAGCACCCCGCGCGCGCGTGCTGCTCATCGCCGGCCGGCCCGGGTCGGGCCGCACGGCACTCGCCGAGGAACTCGTCCGGCAGGTTGCGGACCGTTACCCCGACGGAGTGCTGCGGGCGAGACTGACCGAGCCGGGCGGCACCCCGGTCCCCGTCGGACGTGCCGCCCGCCACCTCCTCACCGCCCTGGACAGTCCGGCGCCGGCCGGGGCCTGCGAGGACGACCTCACCGACGCCCTGCGCACCGCCCTGGCCGACCGCCGAGCCCTGCTCCTGCTGGACGACGCGGCCGACGCCGGGCAGGTCGACGCCCTGCTCCCCGACACCCCGGACTGTCTCGTCGTCGCGGTCTCCGAAGGCCCGCTGACCGGCATCTCCGACGTCCGCCCCTGCACCCTGGGCGGCCTGGACGCCAAATCCGGGGTGGAGCTGCTGACCCGGCACACCGGCTCGGTCCGCATCACCGTCGACCCCCGGGCCGCCGAGGGCCTCGCCGAGGAGTGCCAGGGGCAGCCCGCCGCGCTGATGCTGGCGGGGGGCTGGCTCGCGGCCCGCCCCAAGGCCTCCGTCTCCGACCTCGCCAAGCAGCTGCGCGCCGAGGACACCGAGGGCACCGCCCTGACCCGGGTGTTCCGGCTCGCCTACGCCGCCCTGCCCGCCGGCGCCGCCCGGATGCTGCGTCTGCTCGCCCTCGCCCCGGCCGGACTGGTCGACCCGCAGACCGCCTCCGCACTCGCAGGCTGCTCGGTGGACAGCGCGCACACCACCCTCGACGACTTCGTCGCCCTGGGCTTCCTGCACGCGGTGGACACACCGCTGCCGCAGTACGAGGTGCCCGGCTGCCTGCACCCCCAGCTGCGGATCCTCGCCGAGCACCAGGAACGCCCCGCCGAGCTCGAGCTGGCCCGCGCCCGCATGCTGGAGCGGACCGTACGCCTGCTCCAGGCCTGCCGGGCCATCACCGAGACCGACAGCCCCCAGGCGCGCCAGAAGCTCCTCGACATGCCGAGTGCACTGCGCTTCCCCACTCCGAGGGCGGCCGCCGACTGGCTGCGCCTGACCCGGCCCGCGCTGCTGGCCTCGGTCCGGCTCGCGGTCGCCGACGGGGAGCTGGACACCCTGGCCCGACGGCTGATGACCCAGCTGGTCCGGGCGATGGCGGCGCACATCGGCACCCAGGCCGCCGCCGCCGACCTCTACGACATCCACAGCCTCGTCCTCGGCATCGCCGAGCGCCGCAACCTGCCCCGCGAGCGTGCCGCGGCCCTGCTGAACCTCGGCGACCTCGACGCCCGCGCCGGCCGTACCGCCGACGCCCTGACGAGCTACCGGGCCGCGCTGGACGCCGGGCGCGAGGTGAACGACCCGTACGCGACATGCCGCGCGATGGAATCCGTAGGCGGCGCGCACCTGGAGCTCGGCGACTACGACCGGGCCGCCGACTGGTTCGGCCGCGCGCTGGTCGAGCGGCTCGCCCGGGGCGAGCGCGCCGAGGCCGCCCGGCTCTACGGGCGGATCGCCGCCGCACACACCTTCGCGGGCCGCTACGGCGAGGCCCTGCGGAACTGGCGCGCGGCGGTCGCAGGGCACCGCAAGAACGGCGACGTGGCCGCCCAGGCATGCGCCTTGAGCGAGCTGGCGCGGGTGCAGGAGTACGCGGGCCGGCCCGAGGAGTCGCTGCGCACCTGCCGGGAGGCGGTGGAGTGGGCGCGGCGCGCCGAGGACCCGCGACTGCAGGCCGCCCTGCATCTGCGGGTCGCCGACACCCTGGAGCACCTGGGCGATCCCGCGTCGGCCGGGCTGCACCGGGGCGCCGCCGAGCGGATTCTCGGCGACTCAAACCTTCAAAATGACCCTGACGCCTGCGAAATCCGTACCGCATCAGCTGAAGATTGA
- a CDS encoding NUDIX domain-containing protein: MTIKDAPEEWEIRATQTPFVGNKTSVRTDAVVMPDGTVVGRDYQVHPGSVAVLALDADDRVLVLRQYRHPVRHKLWEIPAGLLDVPGENPLHAAQRELYEEAHVKAEDWRVLTDVYTTPGGCDEAVRIFLARDLSEAEGERFAVEEEEADMVLDRVPVEDLVRGVLAGELHNNCLVVGVLSLVAARGGDGLDALRPALAPWPARPFEA; this comes from the coding sequence ATGACGATCAAGGACGCCCCGGAGGAGTGGGAGATCCGGGCGACGCAGACTCCCTTCGTGGGCAACAAGACCTCCGTCCGCACCGACGCCGTGGTCATGCCCGACGGCACCGTGGTCGGCCGCGACTATCAGGTCCACCCCGGCTCCGTGGCCGTCCTCGCCCTCGACGCGGACGACCGCGTGCTGGTGCTGCGCCAGTACCGCCACCCCGTGCGCCACAAGCTGTGGGAGATCCCGGCCGGACTGCTCGACGTCCCCGGCGAGAACCCGCTGCACGCCGCGCAGCGCGAGCTGTACGAGGAGGCGCACGTCAAGGCCGAGGACTGGCGGGTGCTGACCGACGTCTACACCACGCCCGGCGGCTGCGACGAGGCCGTCCGGATCTTCCTGGCGCGCGACCTGTCCGAGGCCGAGGGCGAGCGCTTCGCCGTCGAAGAGGAAGAGGCCGACATGGTCCTGGACCGGGTGCCGGTCGAGGACCTCGTGCGGGGCGTGCTGGCCGGCGAGCTCCACAACAACTGCCTCGTCGTGGGCGTCCTCTCGCTGGTCGCCGCCCGGGGTGGTGACGGCCTGGACGCCCTGCGCCCGGCCCTGGCGCCGTGGCCGGCGCGTCCGTTCGAGGCGTAG
- a CDS encoding CTP synthase produces the protein MPPAAFRNSTTKHIFVTGGVASSLGKGLTASSLGMLLKARGLRVVMQKLDPYLNVDPGTMNPFQHGEVFVTNDGAETDLDIGHYERFLDRDLDGSANVTTGQVYNTVIAKERRGEYLGDTVQVIPHITNEIKHRIRRMATDEVDVVITEVGGTVGDIESLPFLETVRQVRHEVGRDNVFVVHISLLPYIGPSGELKTKPTQHSVAALRNIGIQPDAIVLRCDREVPTAIKRKISLMCDVDEAAVVACPDARSIYDIPKTVHGEGLDAYVVRKLDLPFRDVDWTTWDDLLDRVHNPDHEITLALVGKYIDLPDAYLSVTEALRAGGFANRARVKIKWVTSDDCKTPAGAAAQLGDVDGICIPGGFGDRGVLGKVGAIKYARENKIPLLGLCLGLQCIVIEAARNLADITDANSTEFDPATGHPVISTMAEQLDIVAGEGDMGGTMRLGMYPAKLAEGSIVREVYDGKEYVEERHRHRYEVNNAYRAELEKQTGIQFSGTSPDGKLVEYVEYPRDVHPYLVATQAHPELRSRPTRPHPLFAGLVKASVERKTSK, from the coding sequence ATGCCGCCCGCCGCTTTTCGTAATTCGACGACCAAGCACATCTTCGTCACCGGGGGTGTCGCCTCCTCGCTGGGCAAGGGCCTGACGGCCTCCAGCCTCGGCATGCTGCTCAAGGCCCGCGGTCTGCGCGTCGTGATGCAGAAGCTCGACCCGTACCTGAACGTGGACCCGGGCACGATGAACCCCTTCCAGCACGGTGAGGTGTTCGTCACCAACGACGGCGCCGAGACCGACCTGGACATCGGCCACTACGAGCGCTTCCTCGACCGCGACCTCGACGGCTCCGCCAACGTCACCACCGGCCAGGTGTACAACACCGTGATCGCCAAGGAGCGGCGCGGCGAGTACCTGGGTGACACCGTGCAGGTCATCCCGCACATCACCAACGAGATCAAGCACCGCATCCGCCGCATGGCGACGGACGAGGTCGACGTCGTGATCACCGAGGTCGGCGGCACGGTCGGCGACATCGAGTCGCTGCCGTTCCTGGAGACCGTCCGCCAGGTCCGTCACGAGGTCGGCCGTGACAACGTCTTCGTCGTCCATATCTCGCTCCTGCCGTACATCGGCCCCTCGGGTGAGCTGAAGACGAAGCCCACCCAGCACTCGGTTGCGGCCCTGCGCAACATCGGTATCCAGCCGGACGCGATCGTGCTGCGCTGCGACCGCGAGGTACCCACCGCGATCAAGCGGAAGATCTCGCTGATGTGCGACGTCGACGAGGCCGCCGTCGTGGCCTGCCCCGACGCCCGCTCGATCTACGACATCCCGAAGACCGTGCACGGCGAGGGCCTGGACGCCTACGTCGTCCGCAAGCTGGACCTGCCGTTCCGCGACGTCGACTGGACGACCTGGGACGACCTGCTCGACCGCGTCCACAACCCCGACCACGAGATCACCCTCGCCCTGGTCGGCAAGTACATCGACCTGCCCGACGCCTACCTGTCGGTCACCGAGGCGCTGCGCGCCGGCGGCTTCGCCAACCGCGCCCGCGTGAAGATCAAGTGGGTCACCTCCGACGACTGCAAGACCCCGGCGGGCGCCGCGGCGCAGCTCGGCGACGTCGACGGCATCTGCATCCCCGGCGGCTTCGGCGACCGCGGTGTGCTCGGCAAGGTCGGCGCGATCAAGTACGCCCGCGAGAACAAGATCCCGCTGCTCGGCCTCTGCCTCGGCCTGCAGTGCATCGTGATCGAGGCCGCGCGCAACCTGGCCGACATCACCGACGCCAACTCCACCGAGTTCGACCCGGCCACCGGCCACCCCGTCATCTCCACCATGGCCGAGCAGCTCGACATCGTCGCCGGTGAGGGTGACATGGGCGGCACCATGCGGCTCGGCATGTACCCGGCCAAGCTCGCCGAGGGCTCGATCGTGCGCGAGGTGTACGACGGCAAGGAGTACGTCGAGGAGCGCCACCGGCACCGCTACGAGGTGAACAACGCCTACCGGGCCGAGCTGGAGAAGCAGACGGGCATCCAGTTCTCCGGCACCTCGCCGGACGGCAAGCTCGTCGAGTACGTCGAGTACCCGCGCGACGTCCACCCGTACCTGGTCGCCACGCAGGCCCACCCGGAGCTGCGCTCCCGGCCGACGCGCCCGCACCCGCTGTTCGCCGGGCTCGTCAAGGCCTCGGTCGAGCGGAAGACTTCGAAGTAA
- a CDS encoding glycoside hydrolase family 15 protein, which yields MAGRIEDYALIGDMQTAALVCRDGTVDWLCLPRFDSHAIFAGLLGTEEHGFWRLGPAYASDQQPPTAARRSYRGDSLILESEWDTQRGTVRVTDFMPPRDGAPQLIRIVEGVSGRVPMRSALRMRFSYGRVVPWVHKHEGRTVAVAGPDSVWFDTSAETYGKSLTTYADFTVAPGDRIAFTISWQPSHKEPPPLPEPEQSLEATEDFWREWVDHCTYHGPYREAVVRSLITLKALTYAPTGGIVAAPTTSLPEDIGGVRNWDYRYTWLRDAAITLSSLLRTGYREEARAWREWLLRAVAGDPENLQIMYGIAGERELGEAELDWLPGYENSGPVRVGNGAAHQLQLDVYGEVTEALHLAHMTGLARNDYASLLQLKLIRYLEDHWQEPDEGIWEVRGPRRHFVHSKVMAWVAVDRTIKLIESGDADGPLERWRELRDDIHRDVCERGYDKERNTFTQSYGSKELDASLLLIPQMGFLPPDDKRVIGTIEAIQRELSTSDGFILRYPTTSGDENVDGLPGDEGAFLACSFWMADDLAMIGRVDEARKLFEKLLSLRNDLGLLAEEWDPRLQRQVGNFPQAFSHVPLIDTALRLTASGAYGG from the coding sequence GTGGCCGGGCGCATCGAAGACTACGCACTCATCGGAGACATGCAGACCGCTGCCCTGGTCTGCCGGGACGGCACAGTCGACTGGCTGTGCCTGCCCCGCTTCGACTCGCACGCCATCTTCGCCGGCCTGCTGGGCACCGAGGAGCACGGCTTCTGGCGGCTCGGCCCCGCGTACGCCTCCGACCAGCAGCCCCCCACGGCAGCGCGGCGCAGCTACCGGGGCGACTCGCTGATCCTGGAGTCGGAGTGGGACACCCAGCGGGGCACGGTCCGGGTGACCGACTTCATGCCGCCGCGTGACGGCGCCCCGCAGCTGATCCGGATCGTGGAGGGCGTCTCGGGCCGCGTGCCGATGCGCTCGGCGCTCAGGATGCGGTTCTCCTACGGGCGGGTGGTGCCGTGGGTGCACAAGCACGAGGGGCGCACGGTGGCCGTGGCGGGCCCCGACTCCGTGTGGTTCGACACATCCGCGGAGACCTACGGCAAGTCGCTGACGACGTACGCGGACTTCACGGTCGCACCGGGTGACCGGATCGCGTTCACGATCTCCTGGCAGCCCTCGCACAAGGAGCCGCCGCCGCTGCCCGAGCCGGAGCAGTCGCTGGAGGCGACGGAGGACTTCTGGCGCGAGTGGGTCGACCACTGTACGTACCACGGCCCGTACCGGGAGGCCGTGGTCCGCTCGCTGATCACGCTGAAGGCCCTGACGTACGCCCCGACCGGCGGCATCGTCGCCGCGCCCACCACCTCCCTGCCGGAGGACATCGGCGGCGTCCGCAATTGGGACTACCGCTACACCTGGCTGCGCGACGCGGCGATCACCCTGTCCTCGCTGCTGCGCACCGGCTACCGCGAGGAGGCCCGCGCCTGGCGCGAGTGGCTGCTGCGGGCGGTGGCCGGCGACCCGGAGAACCTGCAGATCATGTACGGCATCGCCGGCGAGCGCGAGCTCGGCGAGGCGGAGCTGGACTGGCTGCCCGGATACGAGAACTCCGGCCCGGTCCGGGTCGGCAACGGCGCGGCCCACCAGCTCCAGCTGGACGTGTACGGCGAGGTCACCGAGGCCCTGCATCTGGCCCACATGACGGGCCTCGCCCGCAACGACTACGCCTCGCTGCTCCAGCTGAAGCTGATCCGCTACCTGGAGGACCACTGGCAGGAGCCGGACGAGGGCATCTGGGAGGTGCGCGGCCCGCGCCGCCACTTCGTGCACTCCAAGGTGATGGCCTGGGTCGCGGTCGACCGCACGATCAAGCTGATCGAGTCCGGTGACGCGGACGGCCCGCTGGAGCGCTGGCGGGAGCTGCGCGACGACATCCACCGGGACGTGTGCGAGCGGGGCTACGACAAGGAGCGCAACACCTTCACCCAGTCGTACGGCTCGAAGGAGCTGGACGCCTCCCTGCTGCTGATCCCGCAGATGGGCTTCCTGCCGCCGGACGACAAGCGGGTCATCGGCACGATCGAGGCGATCCAGCGTGAGCTGTCCACGTCTGACGGTTTCATCCTGCGCTACCCGACCACCAGCGGCGACGAGAACGTCGACGGTCTGCCCGGCGACGAGGGCGCGTTCCTGGCGTGCTCGTTCTGGATGGCCGACGACCTGGCGATGATCGGCCGCGTGGACGAGGCCCGCAAGCTGTTCGAGAAGCTGCTGTCCCTGCGCAACGACCTCGGTCTGCTGGCCGAGGAGTGGGACCCCCGTCTGCAGCGCCAGGTCGGCAACTTCCCGCAGGCCTTCAGCCATGTGCCGCTCATCGACACGGCACTGCGTCTGACGGCTTCGGGCGCGTACGGCGGCTGA
- a CDS encoding LLM class F420-dependent oxidoreductase codes for MDMSVVAVGREDDSPVEEPLRVAVLADRLGYREVWAGEGPTWDSFVLATAIGAATEQVALTAGPVPVSVRDPLTIVRGAASTAAVTGRPVGVALGTSSKRVVEGVHGRPRTRPAAALAESASAVRALMDSVPGEPIVPGSGFPRRLPPPGGTVTVAAFGERAVAAAVAHSDRMLLDLVSPEQVRMLRGRMLAAAEKAGRTPPRLAAWLPAAVDPEPETLTQVLRSVVGYLAVPGYSDMFVDAGFAEVVELAAKGADADTLLRALPPEAAGTVALVGDTDTVRARIAAYAEAGLDEIALVPATAADPAGERTLTALRPQ; via the coding sequence ATGGACATGAGCGTGGTGGCGGTAGGGCGGGAGGACGACAGTCCGGTCGAGGAGCCGTTGCGGGTCGCGGTGCTCGCCGACCGGCTCGGGTACCGGGAGGTCTGGGCCGGCGAGGGACCCACGTGGGACTCGTTCGTCCTGGCGACGGCGATCGGCGCCGCCACCGAGCAGGTCGCGCTGACCGCCGGGCCCGTCCCGGTGTCGGTGCGCGATCCGCTCACCATCGTCCGGGGTGCCGCCTCCACCGCGGCCGTCACCGGCCGGCCCGTCGGGGTGGCCCTGGGCACGTCCAGCAAGCGGGTCGTCGAGGGCGTGCACGGCCGGCCGCGTACCCGGCCCGCGGCGGCCCTGGCGGAGTCGGCGTCGGCCGTACGGGCGCTGATGGACAGTGTGCCGGGCGAGCCGATCGTGCCCGGCAGCGGCTTTCCGCGCCGGCTGCCGCCGCCCGGAGGCACGGTCACCGTCGCCGCGTTCGGGGAGCGGGCCGTCGCCGCCGCCGTCGCGCACTCCGACCGGATGCTGCTCGACCTCGTCTCGCCCGAGCAGGTCCGCATGCTGCGCGGCCGGATGCTCGCGGCCGCCGAGAAGGCGGGACGTACCCCGCCGCGGCTGGCCGCCTGGCTGCCCGCCGCCGTCGATCCGGAGCCGGAGACGCTCACGCAGGTCCTGCGCAGCGTCGTCGGCTACCTCGCGGTGCCGGGCTACAGCGACATGTTCGTCGACGCGGGGTTCGCCGAGGTCGTCGAGCTGGCCGCCAAGGGCGCCGACGCCGACACCCTGCTGCGGGCGTTGCCGCCCGAGGCCGCCGGCACGGTCGCCCTCGTCGGCGACACGGACACCGTCCGCGCCCGCATCGCCGCCTACGCCGAGGCCGGACTGGACGAGATAGCCCTCGTCCCGGCCACGGCCGCGGACCCCGCGGGGGAGCGCACGCTCACGGCCCTCAGGCCGCAGTGA